The Commensalibacter nepenthis genome has a window encoding:
- a CDS encoding efflux transporter outer membrane subunit: protein MVVQNTKTWKRSLQGAVASLLVVSLAACTLSPDYKRPASSVAQEWPIGPAYGAPLTEGAKLPQAYNVGWKVFFRDPVLSQLISMALTNNRDLREAIENITATHASYIQQRGELFPQVNANAGASYQTSPGKTFGVGGMTSVHANSLSTGLGISNYEIDLFDRIRSLTRAAREQYLAQQESTISVQISLIGEVANNYMAWLADMNSLQTIKESVRNREKNLALVQGMNRYGQQNAQAVAQAVELLQEAKSQEQTYLKLAANDLNSLTQLVGQPIPQSLLQQAGPNPSLDHFVSMPDVGAGMPSDLLERRPDIRLAEHQLKEANANVGFARSAFFPSIQLTTSGGTAGSTFAQMFGPYSAAWSVMPTMTVPLLDWGKNIAQLRSAKAKVRAAAAHYQSVVQVAFKEVADSLAARTTLKQKWQAELASVNASQKDYNIALARYKNGIDSFLPTLVAQRTLLTAKVTAIQSRLQYMQSLSTLYRTLGGGWSAENAFEASAQTTQNTMQSPVMKK from the coding sequence ATGGTCGTACAAAATACAAAAACTTGGAAGCGATCTTTGCAAGGAGCAGTTGCCTCGTTACTTGTGGTATCACTTGCTGCATGTACTTTGAGCCCTGACTATAAACGCCCTGCTTCTTCTGTTGCGCAAGAATGGCCTATTGGACCTGCGTATGGTGCACCTTTGACAGAAGGTGCAAAGCTACCGCAGGCTTATAATGTCGGATGGAAAGTTTTCTTTAGAGATCCTGTATTAAGTCAATTGATCTCTATGGCCTTGACCAATAACCGTGATTTGCGTGAAGCAATTGAAAATATTACAGCAACGCATGCCAGTTATATTCAACAAAGAGGCGAGTTATTCCCGCAAGTGAACGCGAATGCTGGGGCGTCCTATCAAACCAGCCCTGGTAAAACATTTGGTGTTGGTGGGATGACTTCTGTTCACGCAAACTCGTTATCAACAGGTCTAGGGATTTCAAATTATGAAATTGATTTGTTTGACCGTATCCGCAGCTTAACACGTGCTGCCAGAGAGCAATATTTGGCACAACAAGAAAGCACAATTTCTGTTCAGATTTCTTTGATTGGTGAAGTTGCAAACAACTATATGGCTTGGCTTGCAGATATGAATAGTTTGCAAACCATTAAGGAAAGCGTTCGTAACCGCGAAAAAAATCTTGCATTGGTTCAAGGGATGAATCGGTATGGGCAACAAAATGCTCAAGCGGTTGCTCAAGCGGTAGAGTTGTTGCAAGAGGCAAAAAGTCAAGAGCAGACTTATCTAAAGCTGGCTGCGAACGATTTGAACAGCTTGACACAACTAGTTGGTCAACCTATTCCACAATCACTCTTACAACAAGCAGGACCTAATCCTTCGTTGGATCATTTTGTTTCTATGCCTGACGTGGGTGCTGGAATGCCATCTGATTTGCTAGAGCGTCGCCCTGACATTCGTTTGGCAGAGCATCAATTAAAAGAAGCAAATGCGAATGTTGGTTTCGCAAGATCTGCTTTTTTCCCTTCTATTCAGTTAACGACCTCAGGGGGAACAGCGGGCTCTACATTTGCTCAAATGTTTGGTCCGTATTCTGCTGCGTGGAGTGTGATGCCAACGATGACTGTGCCTTTGCTGGATTGGGGTAAGAATATTGCTCAATTAAGGTCAGCAAAAGCTAAAGTACGTGCTGCTGCTGCGCATTATCAATCTGTTGTTCAAGTCGCCTTTAAAGAGGTTGCTGATTCTCTTGCAGCTAGAACCACGTTAAAACAAAAGTGGCAAGCTGAATTAGCGTCAGTGAATGCTAGCCAAAAAGATTATAATATTGCTTTGGCACGATATAAAAATGGTATTGATAGTTTTTTACCGACTTTGGTTGCTCAAAGAACGTTGTTGACTGCTAAAGTTACGGCGATTCAATCTCGTCTGCAATATATGCAGAGCCTTTCAACATTGTATAGAACATTGGGTGGGGGATGGAGCGCAGAAAATGCGTTTGAAGCCTCTGCTCAAACGACACAGAATACAATGCAATCTCCTGTTATGAAAAAGTAA
- a CDS encoding glycosyltransferase, which yields MLYAILTHNFRILCFEDGRLTSREIINISDLSEVAYLSQVMDKYSFTNDKQNLWYDFELNTINRSIPNGFITLENAHPDIYRLRYNSSFVQAHKYNKNTISFVETSSPLLWEEFRLLTIKELSALIQLVQNKWHIVGNKNVLQVNSDSSTQQHIAFGDLLIDFNEFLDAIDNNNEYNGTILNFSFNIGWRAYKAYLIKPAIIYILFGQGEVLNQFKVSLQSLTLVGNYSNDIFIVTNTPPKDLQSYIPEKIAHKVHFIDIQGYDKLDFYSTRINILSSGILDSYQPILYSDLDIIFDKDIYEFLQEAATAKQCSAQIEPYNLIQDCTSTGGVLFQQDTFDIPKTEGFNSGILLIPNMKYHKNSFKTAFKTINNYTSTYGRFSIPYPDQNVLNYVLYKLQDFNPSPVTERTQVGGDAIVTLTRKLDHNNPKGFVHFWNSYNKSEDMKNYMDAYLVNKKS from the coding sequence ATGTTATATGCCATTTTAACACATAACTTCAGAATTCTTTGTTTTGAAGACGGACGACTAACATCTAGAGAAATCATCAATATATCCGACTTATCGGAAGTTGCTTATCTTAGTCAAGTTATGGACAAATATAGCTTTACAAACGATAAACAAAACCTATGGTATGATTTTGAACTTAACACAATAAATCGATCTATACCAAACGGTTTTATTACTCTTGAAAATGCACATCCTGATATTTATCGTTTAAGATACAACTCCTCATTCGTGCAAGCACACAAGTATAATAAGAATACTATAAGTTTTGTCGAAACATCTTCACCTTTATTATGGGAAGAATTTCGTCTTTTAACTATAAAAGAGCTATCTGCTTTAATCCAATTAGTACAAAATAAATGGCATATTGTTGGAAATAAAAACGTTCTACAAGTTAATTCAGATTCATCTACTCAACAACATATTGCCTTTGGTGATCTTCTGATAGATTTTAATGAGTTTCTAGATGCCATTGATAATAATAATGAATATAATGGAACCATTTTAAACTTTTCTTTTAATATTGGTTGGAGAGCATATAAAGCATATCTTATCAAACCTGCCATTATATATATCCTTTTTGGACAAGGCGAAGTTTTAAATCAATTTAAAGTCTCGCTACAAAGCCTTACCCTTGTAGGAAACTATTCTAATGATATCTTTATAGTGACAAATACCCCACCTAAAGATCTACAATCCTATATTCCAGAGAAGATTGCGCATAAGGTTCATTTTATTGATATTCAAGGGTATGATAAGCTTGACTTCTATAGCACAAGAATCAATATATTATCCTCTGGTATTTTAGATTCTTATCAACCTATTTTATATAGTGATCTTGATATTATATTTGACAAAGATATTTACGAATTTTTGCAAGAGGCTGCTACAGCAAAACAGTGCAGTGCTCAAATAGAACCTTATAATTTAATACAAGATTGTACGTCTACTGGTGGTGTTTTATTTCAGCAAGATACTTTTGATATTCCAAAAACAGAAGGGTTTAACTCTGGAATTCTATTAATACCCAATATGAAATATCATAAAAATTCATTTAAAACAGCGTTTAAAACTATTAATAATTACACATCCACATACGGAAGATTCAGTATACCATATCCTGATCAAAATGTTTTGAATTATGTTTTATATAAGTTACAGGATTTCAACCCTTCACCTGTCACTGAGAGAACACAAGTAGGAGGAGATGCCATCGTTACTTTGACACGAAAATTAGATCATAATAATCCAAAAGGTTTTGTACACTTTTGGAATTCTTATAATAAATCTGAAGATATGAAAAATTATATGGATGCATATCTCGTAAACAAAAAAAGCTAA
- a CDS encoding SulP family inorganic anion transporter → MLLSSTRQDWLGNIRADVLAGIVVALALIPESIAFSIFAGVDPSVGLYSAFCIPVVLALFGGRPAMISSSTGSMALLMGGLVQSHGLNYLLVAGILAGIFQMIAGYLKLGNLMRFVSHSVVTGFVNALAILIFMAQMKEIIGGGWQVYVLTVGGLAIVYLFPYITKTIPSPLICILIITSIAIGLGWHVPTVGSKGHLPDGLPALLIPNVPFNLETLWIILPYSFGLAAVGLLETMMTATIVDEFTETGSDKNRECKGQGIANIVTSFFGGMAGCAMIGQSVINIKSGGRGRLSTMVAGVFLLILVVFLKDWVARIPMAALVAIMIMVSISTFSWKSIVDLRTYPLSTSFIMILTVAIVVATGNLAYGVFAGVLVASLTFANKVSHFMMVKSNLSGATRTYFVNGQLFFACAKRFIDSFDYQEKLEKVIIDVSHAHLWDISAVDALDKVVIQYRKLDVVVEVKGMNDASATIVDRFGIYDKPDEIEKIIG, encoded by the coding sequence ATGCTATTGTCCTCAACGCGACAGGACTGGCTGGGTAACATTCGTGCGGATGTTCTGGCTGGGATCGTTGTTGCTCTTGCGTTGATTCCTGAATCAATTGCTTTCTCTATTTTTGCTGGGGTAGATCCTAGTGTGGGTTTATATTCAGCATTTTGTATTCCTGTTGTGCTTGCTCTTTTTGGCGGCAGACCAGCAATGATTTCTTCATCTACAGGATCGATGGCTTTGTTAATGGGAGGCTTGGTTCAGAGTCACGGATTAAATTATCTATTGGTTGCAGGAATATTGGCAGGTATTTTTCAAATGATTGCTGGTTATTTAAAACTTGGTAATTTGATGCGGTTTGTTTCACATTCAGTGGTGACAGGCTTTGTGAATGCATTGGCTATCCTTATTTTTATGGCGCAGATGAAAGAAATTATCGGTGGAGGATGGCAAGTCTATGTGTTGACTGTGGGTGGATTAGCGATTGTATATTTATTTCCGTATATAACAAAAACTATACCATCGCCTTTGATTTGTATTTTGATTATTACCAGCATTGCCATTGGTTTGGGATGGCATGTTCCAACAGTGGGTAGTAAAGGGCATTTGCCTGATGGGTTGCCTGCTTTATTAATACCCAATGTTCCATTTAATTTAGAAACTTTGTGGATTATTTTGCCTTATTCATTTGGACTGGCGGCAGTTGGACTATTGGAAACAATGATGACAGCAACCATCGTTGATGAATTTACGGAAACGGGTAGTGATAAAAACCGTGAATGTAAAGGGCAAGGAATTGCAAATATTGTTACCAGCTTTTTTGGTGGAATGGCTGGGTGTGCGATGATTGGTCAATCAGTCATTAATATCAAATCAGGTGGACGAGGTCGTTTATCAACGATGGTTGCTGGGGTGTTTTTATTAATCTTGGTGGTGTTTTTAAAGGATTGGGTTGCACGTATCCCGATGGCTGCTTTGGTTGCGATTATGATTATGGTCTCCATTAGCACTTTTTCATGGAAGTCTATTGTTGATTTGCGAACATATCCATTATCAACCAGCTTTATTATGATTTTAACCGTTGCCATTGTCGTAGCGACGGGGAATTTAGCTTATGGTGTTTTTGCGGGAGTATTGGTTGCTTCTTTGACATTTGCGAACAAGGTTTCTCATTTTATGATGGTCAAATCAAATTTGTCAGGGGCGACCAGAACTTATTTTGTGAATGGACAATTATTCTTCGCTTGCGCCAAACGGTTTATTGATAGTTTTGATTATCAAGAAAAACTCGAAAAAGTCATTATTGATGTTAGTCACGCGCATTTGTGGGATATTAGTGCAGTTGATGCGTTGGATAAGGTTGTTATTCAATACAGAAAACTTGATGTCGTTGTTGAGGTAAAAGGTATGAATGATGCTAGCGCAACGATTGTTGATCGTTTTGGTATTTATGATAAACCTGATGAAATTGAAAAAATTATAGGTTAA